In Glandiceps talaboti chromosome 14, keGlaTala1.1, whole genome shotgun sequence, a single genomic region encodes these proteins:
- the LOC144446020 gene encoding histone deacetylase 1-like encodes MAFTGTQTPTKKKVCYYYDGDVGNYYYGQGHPMKPHRIRMTHNLLLNYGLYRKMEIYRPHKATQEEMTKYHSDDYIKFLRSIRPDNMSEYTKQMQRFNVGEDCPVFDGLYEFCQLSTGGSVAGSVKLNKQQADIAVNWAGGLHHAKKSEASGFCYVNDIVLAILELLKYHQRVLYIDIDIHHGDGVEEAFYTTDRVMTVSFHKYGEYFPGTGDLRDIGAGKGKYYAVNFPLRDGIDDESYEQIFEPITAKVMEMYQPSAVVLQCGADSLSGDRLGCFNLTLRGHAKCLDFVKKFNLPLLVLGGGGYTIRNVARCWTYETAVALGVDVANELPYNDYFEYFGPDFKLHISPSNMANQNTSEYLDKIKTRLYENLRMIPHAPGVQMQPIPEDAIPPDSDGEEEEDQDKRISIRASDKRIACDEEFSDSEDEGDGRRDMRLMQKRKRPRTEDEKENKEQDVEVKKEQDQVEEPAVRSEPVKEREVQPSTESNEEDRGKVQPSIQEKPETSTEPMEVQEKKEDGVSSTTGTEAKVMPTITDIPAFRSEKMEKLSPKPQTQDEAMDQ; translated from the exons ATGGCGTTTACTGGTACTCAAACCCCAACCAAAAAGAAAGTTTGCTACTATTATGATG GTGATGTTGGCAATTACTATTATGGCCAAGGGCATCCTATGAAACCCCATCGTATACGAATGACACATAATTTATTGTTGAACTATGGACTGTACAGAAAAATGGAAATATAT AGACCACACAAAGCTACCCAGGAAGAGATGACAAAATACCACAGTGATGATTACATTAAGTTCCTTCGAAGTATAAGACCAGATAATATGTCAGAATATACAAAACAGATGCAAAGAT TTAACGTAGGAGAAGATTGTCCAGTGTTTGATGGTTTATATGAATTCTGTCAATTATCAACTGGTGGTTCCGTGGCTGGGTCTGTCAAACTCAATAAACAACAAGCTGACATTGCTGTCAACTGGGCAGGAGGTCTGCATCATGCTAAAAAATCAGAAGCTTCAGGGTTTTGTTATGTCAATGACATCGTTCTTGCCATACTTGAGCTCTTAAA GTACCATCAAAGAGTATTGTACATAGATATTGATATTCACCATGGCGACGGTGTGGAGGAAGCCTTTTATACTACAGACAGAGTTATGACAGTGTCCTTTCACAAATATGGAGAATACTTTCCTGGAACAGGTGATCTAAGG GACATTGGAGCTGGCAAGGGTAAATATTATGCTGTCAACTTCCCACTAAGAGACGGTATCGACGATGAATCATATGAACAGATATTTGAACCT ATTACTGCTAAAGTAATGGAAATGTACCAGCCCAGTGCTGTGGTTCTACAGTGTGGAGCTGACTCACTGTCAGGAGACAGATTGGGTTGTTTTAATCTAACACTAAGAG GTCACGCCAAATGTCTTGATTTTGTGAAGAAATTCAACTTACCACTGCTGGTACTTGGTGGTGGTGGATATACAATCAGGAACGTTGCAAGATGCTGGACCTATGAAACTGCTGTTGCGCTTGGTGTTGATGTAGCAAACG AACTGCCATACAATGATTATTTTGAGTACTTTGGACCAGATTTTAAACTTCATATTAGCCCTTCAAACATGGCCAATCAAAACACAAGTGAATACCTGGACAAAATCAA AACACGACTTTATGAAAATCTTCGCATGATTCCACACGCACCAGGAGTACAGATGCAAC CTATTCCAGAAGATGCCATTCCACCCGACAGTGATGGTGAAGAAGAGGAAGACCAAGATAAAAGAATATCAA TACGTGCCTCAGATAAACGCATTGCTTGTGATGAGGAGTTCTCAGATAGTGAAGATGAAGGTGATGGTCGTAGAGATATGAGACTGATGCAGAAACGTAAGAGACCACGAACTGAagatgaaaaagaaaacaaagaacaaG ATGTAGAAGTTAAAAAGGAACAAGACCAGGTAGAAGAGCCAGCAGTGAGGTCAGAACCGGTGAAGGAAAGAGAAGTACAACCTTCTACTGAATCTAATGAAGAAGATAGAGG GAAGGTCCAGCCAAGTATACAAGAGAAACCAGAAACAAGCACAGAACCAATGGAAGTACAAGAGAAAAAAGAAG ATGGAGTGAGCTCAACAACTGGGACAGAAGCTAAAGTCATGCCAACCATCACAGATATACCTGCCTTCAGAAgtgaaaaaatggaaaaactCTCCCCAAAACCACAAACACAAGATGAAGCCATGGACCAGTAA